The following proteins are encoded in a genomic region of Tenacibaculum sp. 190524A05c:
- a CDS encoding transglutaminase domain-containing protein, translating to MNNKITIVVFLIMFKVGAQVSDFKHISFKKANKIARLHNGESLKNISTLTHKLTNELQTDVEKFRAIYLWICKNVDYDFEIKQRISKKRDEYKTNPEKFIKWNMDYRKTIFKQLRENKKTVCTGYAYLLQQMAFIAGIECKLINGYGRNSSINTNEINYPNHTWNAVKLNNKWYLCDPTWSSGFLNEESEFIHLYNDGYFLTKPKLFSRNHQPINKKWTLLDVPLSNTSFVSKPIVYDTTFQHNISPTFPDELFLQYESSQNINFEYRAERQLDLNKISLIYFDKNDQEVSLPLSNILYHEGIIKFHTNIIKKGNFDVHLKFENDFIASYMIQIQ from the coding sequence ATGAATAATAAAATAACCATAGTAGTTTTTCTAATAATGTTTAAAGTTGGAGCTCAAGTTTCCGACTTTAAACATATTAGTTTTAAAAAAGCTAATAAAATCGCCAGACTTCACAATGGTGAAAGCTTGAAAAACATTTCAACTTTAACTCACAAATTAACAAACGAACTTCAAACCGATGTTGAAAAATTTCGCGCAATTTACCTTTGGATATGTAAGAATGTAGATTACGATTTTGAAATAAAGCAACGTATTTCAAAAAAGAGAGATGAATATAAAACCAACCCCGAAAAATTCATCAAATGGAATATGGATTACAGAAAAACTATCTTTAAACAATTACGAGAAAACAAAAAAACTGTTTGCACTGGATATGCTTATTTGTTGCAACAAATGGCTTTTATAGCAGGAATAGAATGTAAATTGATTAATGGATATGGCAGAAACTCATCAATTAATACCAATGAAATCAATTATCCTAATCATACATGGAATGCAGTTAAGTTAAATAACAAATGGTATTTATGTGATCCGACTTGGTCAAGCGGATTTTTAAATGAAGAATCTGAATTCATTCATTTATATAACGATGGATACTTTTTAACTAAACCAAAACTTTTTTCAAGGAATCATCAACCTATAAATAAAAAATGGACTTTATTAGATGTTCCTCTAAGTAATACTTCTTTTGTATCAAAACCAATAGTCTACGATACTACATTTCAACATAACATCTCTCCTACTTTTCCAGATGAATTATTTCTTCAATATGAATCATCTCAAAATATTAATTTTGAATATCGCGCTGAAAGACAATTGGATTTAAATAAAATTTCCTTAATCTATTTTGACAAAAATGATCAAGAAGTTTCACTACCTCTTTCCAATATTCTATATCATGAAGGAATTATTAAATTCCATACTAATATTATTAAAAAAGGAAATTTTGATGTTCACTTGAAATTTGAAAATGATTTTATAGCATCTTACATGATTCAAATACAGTAA
- the htpG gene encoding molecular chaperone HtpG produces the protein MSKGSINVSVENIFPLIKKFLYSDHEIFLRELISNATDATTKLKHLISIGEAKVEYGNPQIEIKIDKDNKTLHIKDQGLGMTAEEVEKYINQIAFSGAEEFLEKYKDSNNETGVIGHFGLGFYSAFMVADKVEIITKSYKDEAAAHWTCDGSPEYTLEAHDKTERGTEIILHISEDEKDFLEDSKISGLLSKYNRFNQIPIKFGTKTETLPLPEDAAEDAKPETKEVDNIINNTVPAWTKKPADLESEDYKTFYRELYPTQFEEPLFHIHLNVDYPFNLTGILYFPRLTQNMDIQKDKIQLYQNQVFVTDNVEGIVPDFLQMLKGVIDSPDIPLNVSRSYLQADGAVKKISGYITKKVADKLASLFKKDRADFEQKWNDIKVIIEYGMLSEEKFFDKAKKFALYPTVNDTFFTFDELVEKTKEAQTDKDGNHVILYAANKDAQHSYIEDAKAKGYEVLLLDTPIVPHLMQKLEMESGDAKIQFKRVDADHIDNLIKKDDTVISKLSEEEKEKLKPVIEGAVNNSSYTVQLEAMDSSSSPFLITVPEFMRRMKEMQATGGGMMGMGSIPEMYNLVVNTNHELVSDILNANEDKQKQLISQAFDLAKLSQNLLHGEDLTNFIKRSYDLIK, from the coding sequence ATGAGTAAAGGAAGTATTAATGTATCGGTTGAAAATATTTTTCCACTAATTAAAAAATTCTTGTATTCCGATCACGAGATATTTCTTCGTGAATTAATTTCAAATGCTACAGATGCCACTACCAAATTAAAGCACTTAATTTCTATTGGTGAAGCAAAAGTTGAGTATGGTAATCCTCAAATTGAAATTAAAATTGATAAAGACAACAAAACGCTTCATATCAAAGACCAAGGTTTAGGTATGACGGCAGAAGAAGTTGAAAAATATATCAATCAAATTGCCTTTTCTGGAGCAGAAGAGTTCTTAGAAAAATATAAAGATTCTAACAATGAAACAGGTGTTATTGGTCACTTTGGATTAGGTTTTTACTCTGCATTCATGGTTGCTGATAAAGTTGAGATCATAACGAAATCATACAAAGATGAAGCTGCGGCACATTGGACTTGTGATGGTTCTCCTGAATACACACTAGAGGCCCACGATAAAACAGAAAGAGGAACAGAGATTATTTTACATATTTCAGAAGATGAAAAAGATTTCTTAGAAGATTCTAAAATTTCTGGATTATTATCTAAATACAATCGTTTTAATCAAATTCCGATTAAATTCGGAACAAAAACAGAAACATTACCTCTTCCTGAAGATGCGGCAGAAGATGCAAAACCAGAAACAAAGGAAGTAGATAATATTATTAATAATACTGTTCCGGCTTGGACTAAAAAACCAGCTGATTTAGAAAGTGAAGATTATAAAACATTCTACAGAGAATTGTATCCAACGCAATTTGAAGAGCCTTTATTTCACATTCATTTAAATGTTGATTATCCATTTAACTTAACAGGAATTTTATATTTCCCTCGTTTAACTCAAAACATGGATATTCAAAAGGATAAAATCCAATTATACCAAAACCAAGTTTTTGTAACTGATAATGTAGAGGGAATTGTTCCTGACTTCTTACAAATGCTTAAGGGTGTTATTGATTCTCCAGACATTCCATTAAACGTTTCACGTTCTTATTTACAAGCCGATGGAGCTGTAAAGAAAATATCAGGATACATCACTAAAAAAGTGGCTGATAAATTAGCTTCTTTATTCAAAAAAGATCGTGCTGACTTTGAGCAAAAATGGAATGATATTAAAGTGATTATTGAATATGGAATGTTATCTGAAGAGAAATTCTTTGATAAAGCTAAAAAATTCGCTTTATATCCAACTGTGAACGACACTTTCTTTACGTTTGATGAATTAGTTGAAAAAACTAAGGAAGCACAAACAGATAAAGATGGAAACCATGTGATTTTGTATGCAGCGAATAAAGATGCACAACACAGTTATATTGAAGACGCTAAAGCAAAAGGATATGAAGTATTGTTGCTAGATACACCAATCGTTCCTCACTTAATGCAAAAATTAGAAATGGAATCTGGTGATGCTAAAATTCAATTCAAACGTGTTGACGCTGATCATATTGACAATCTAATTAAGAAAGATGACACGGTTATTTCTAAACTTTCTGAAGAAGAGAAAGAAAAACTAAAACCAGTTATTGAAGGAGCTGTAAACAACTCTAGTTACACAGTTCAATTAGAAGCAATGGATTCTTCTAGTTCTCCATTCTTGATAACAGTTCCAGAATTTATGCGTAGAATGAAAGAAATGCAAGCTACTGGCGGCGGAATGATGGGAATGGGTAGTATACCAGAAATGTATAATCTTGTTGTTAATACAAACCACGAATTAGTTTCTGACATTTTAAATGCTAATGAGGATAAACAAAAGCAATTAATTTCTCAAGCTTTTGACTTAGCTAAATTATCTCAAAACTTACTTCATGGTGAAGATTTAACAAACTTTATTAAGCGTTCTTACGATTTGATTAAATAA
- a CDS encoding glycerophosphodiester phosphodiesterase family protein, giving the protein MRVIKIMTVLVIGSIGFFCCKTKDNTSGQQQAKEKQISANEKKFITSFEQWNQTLEPLVSAHRGGPYPGFPENAIETFQNIVNQTPTVIECDVSMTKDSVLVLMHDRNLNRTTTGEGAIKEATFTELQQLTLVDNDGNKTNFKIPTLDEVLAWGKGKVLFTLDIKRGVPYDKVIEAVEKHNAVSYAAVITYRVQDAVEVHKLNKDVIISVSAGSDGALEQIEKAELPVDKLLGFVGTRQPEKSHYEKLKKFGIRTILGTLGNLDKSAVAKGDDNVYLTYIENGANIIATDRPLEVAKVLAEANK; this is encoded by the coding sequence ATGAGAGTAATTAAAATAATGACTGTATTGGTCATTGGTAGTATTGGATTTTTTTGTTGTAAAACAAAAGACAATACATCTGGTCAACAACAGGCAAAGGAGAAACAAATATCAGCAAATGAAAAGAAGTTCATTACTTCATTTGAGCAATGGAACCAAACATTGGAACCATTGGTTAGTGCGCATAGAGGTGGACCTTATCCTGGATTTCCAGAAAATGCAATTGAAACATTCCAGAATATTGTAAACCAAACACCAACAGTGATTGAGTGTGATGTTTCTATGACAAAGGATAGTGTTTTGGTTTTAATGCACGATCGAAATTTAAATAGAACTACTACTGGTGAAGGAGCAATTAAAGAAGCTACTTTTACGGAACTTCAACAATTAACTTTAGTGGACAATGATGGTAATAAAACAAATTTTAAAATACCAACGTTAGATGAAGTTTTAGCTTGGGGGAAAGGAAAAGTTTTATTCACATTAGATATAAAAAGAGGTGTGCCATACGATAAAGTAATTGAGGCTGTAGAAAAGCATAATGCAGTTTCTTATGCTGCTGTAATTACTTATAGAGTACAGGATGCTGTGGAAGTACATAAATTAAATAAGGATGTAATTATATCAGTTTCTGCCGGAAGTGATGGTGCCTTGGAACAAATTGAAAAAGCTGAATTGCCTGTAGATAAATTATTAGGTTTTGTAGGAACTAGACAACCAGAAAAATCACATTACGAGAAATTAAAGAAATTTGGAATTAGAACTATTTTAGGAACTTTAGGAAACTTGGATAAAAGCGCCGTAGCCAAAGGTGATGATAATGTGTATTTGACTTATATTGAGAATGGAGCAAATATTATAGCAACAGATAGACCATTGGAAGTTGCAAAGGTTTTGGCTGAAGCCAATAAGTAA
- a CDS encoding DUF885 domain-containing protein — protein MKKTILSIVAATTILVSCKQEQPKKEVEPNQEFNQLLKDYNEGKLKLNPLNATFAGDNRYNNEFPNFLSDEYALESKDFFTNYKAKLQDFSDDKLSESQQMSKAVLAWDCDMSLAQGSFKNDQLLPINQMWTVNLVMGQLASGSSAQPFKTVKDYENWLSRLDKFNTWLQSAKIRMQEGIKAGYVLPKSLINKVIPQFKGLAETKLEDHLFFSPIKKMPTEFTAIEKKELTQKYTEILDKKLLPSFKALSEFLQSDYLNAGLEASGIDAIPDGKKYYQHAIKNYTTTKMTADEIHELGLKEVARILSEMEKVKQEVGFEGDLKAFFDFVRNNKDLMPYTEPKQIIDNFNAIHEKMKPQLEKLFGNKPKTPFVVKQTEKFREASASAEYNPGSLDGTRPGVFYTPIPDASKYNVFSDEALFLHEAIPGHHYQISLTQENTDLPDFRKTLWYSAYGEGWALYTENLGKELGLYTDPYQYFGMLGMEMHRAIRLVVDTGLHAKGWSREKAIQYSLDNEAESEASIISEIERYMANPGQALSYKIGQLKIRELRKKAKDQLGENFDIREFHNQVLETGCIPLALLEDKIDKWIAASK, from the coding sequence ATGAAAAAAACCATTTTATCTATTGTAGCTGCTACTACAATACTAGTTTCTTGTAAACAAGAACAACCCAAAAAAGAAGTAGAACCAAATCAAGAATTTAATCAACTTTTAAAAGATTATAACGAAGGAAAATTAAAGTTAAATCCATTGAATGCTACTTTTGCTGGTGATAATAGATATAACAATGAATTTCCTAATTTTTTATCTGATGAATATGCTTTAGAATCTAAAGACTTCTTTACTAACTATAAAGCAAAACTTCAAGACTTTTCTGATGATAAACTTTCAGAAAGTCAACAAATGAGTAAAGCTGTATTGGCTTGGGATTGCGATATGTCTTTAGCACAAGGAAGTTTTAAGAATGATCAATTATTACCGATTAATCAAATGTGGACCGTTAACTTAGTAATGGGACAATTGGCAAGCGGAAGCAGCGCTCAGCCTTTTAAAACGGTTAAAGATTATGAGAATTGGTTAAGTCGATTAGATAAGTTTAATACTTGGTTACAATCAGCGAAAATTAGAATGCAAGAAGGAATTAAAGCAGGATACGTGTTACCTAAATCTTTAATAAATAAAGTGATTCCTCAATTCAAAGGATTAGCTGAAACTAAACTTGAAGATCACTTATTCTTCTCTCCTATCAAGAAAATGCCGACTGAATTTACAGCTATTGAGAAAAAAGAATTAACTCAAAAATATACTGAGATCTTAGATAAAAAGTTACTTCCTTCTTTTAAAGCTTTATCTGAGTTTTTACAATCAGATTATTTAAATGCTGGACTAGAAGCTAGTGGAATTGATGCAATTCCAGATGGAAAAAAGTATTATCAACATGCCATTAAAAATTATACAACTACAAAAATGACAGCTGATGAAATTCATGAGCTTGGTTTAAAAGAAGTTGCTCGAATTTTATCTGAAATGGAGAAGGTTAAACAAGAAGTTGGATTTGAAGGTGATTTAAAAGCGTTCTTTGATTTTGTTAGAAACAACAAAGATTTAATGCCATATACTGAACCAAAACAAATTATCGATAACTTCAATGCCATTCATGAAAAAATGAAGCCTCAGTTAGAAAAGTTATTTGGTAATAAGCCAAAAACTCCTTTTGTAGTTAAACAGACTGAGAAGTTTAGAGAAGCTTCTGCGAGTGCAGAATACAATCCAGGTTCTTTAGACGGAACTCGTCCGGGTGTATTTTATACTCCAATTCCAGATGCTTCGAAGTATAATGTGTTTTCAGATGAAGCTTTATTCCTACATGAGGCAATTCCAGGGCATCATTATCAAATTTCACTAACACAAGAAAATACAGATTTACCTGATTTTAGAAAAACACTTTGGTATAGTGCATATGGGGAAGGATGGGCTTTATATACAGAGAATTTAGGTAAAGAATTAGGTTTATATACTGATCCTTATCAATATTTTGGAATGTTAGGAATGGAGATGCACAGAGCTATTCGTTTAGTTGTTGATACTGGATTACATGCTAAAGGTTGGAGTCGTGAAAAAGCTATTCAATATTCATTAGATAATGAAGCAGAAAGTGAAGCTAGTATTATTTCTGAGATTGAACGTTATATGGCGAACCCTGGGCAAGCTTTATCTTATAAAATCGGACAATTAAAGATAAGAGAACTACGCAAGAAGGCAAAAGACCAATTAGGAGAGAATTTCGATATCAGAGAGTTTCATAATCAAGTATTAGAAACGGGATGTATTCCTTTGGCTTTATTAGAAGATAAAATTGATAAATGGATTGCGGCAAGCAAATAA
- a CDS encoding carboxypeptidase-like regulatory domain-containing protein, translating into MKSKFTLEINKPCSEKFSGFKKTELGGFCDSCQKEVIDFTGWSSQEIINYFNNNSNQKTCGRFNDYQLGSYVEPTKPNRLNYFKGIGVACLALFSFGISNAQKENTPTEIVAQKLKNQKNTKPQNTFVVKGVVSDEAGPLPGVSIQLENSIVGTESDFDGKFVFPQKLKKGDVLIFSFVGMDTQKIKIENDTSVSNIELKVNIEMAGCVFLGEVTVKKPFKSKKKFWKKN; encoded by the coding sequence ATGAAAAGTAAATTTACTCTAGAAATTAACAAACCATGCTCTGAAAAGTTTAGCGGTTTTAAAAAAACTGAACTTGGTGGATTTTGTGATTCTTGCCAAAAGGAAGTCATAGATTTTACAGGTTGGAGTTCTCAAGAAATTATTAATTACTTCAATAATAATAGCAACCAAAAAACCTGTGGTCGATTCAATGATTATCAGTTGGGATCATATGTTGAGCCTACAAAACCAAATCGATTAAATTATTTTAAAGGAATTGGAGTTGCTTGTTTAGCATTATTTTCTTTTGGAATCTCTAACGCTCAAAAAGAAAATACTCCTACCGAAATAGTCGCACAAAAATTAAAAAACCAAAAAAATACCAAACCTCAAAACACATTTGTTGTTAAAGGAGTCGTATCTGATGAAGCGGGACCTTTACCAGGTGTTTCTATACAACTAGAAAACTCCATCGTAGGAACTGAATCTGATTTTGATGGAAAATTTGTTTTCCCACAAAAGCTAAAAAAAGGAGATGTATTAATCTTTAGTTTTGTTGGAATGGATACTCAAAAAATTAAAATTGAAAATGACACATCTGTTTCCAATATTGAACTAAAAGTAAATATTGAAATGGCAGGATGTGTATTTTTAGGAGAAGTTACTGTGAAAAAGCCTTTTAAATCAAAAAAGAAGTTTTGGAAAAAGAATTAG
- a CDS encoding MFS transporter, with protein sequence MNYKRALQITFLILAAEVVYALPFVLVRIFRPTFLSAFEITNKDIGFCYTLYGVTAMVSYFLGGLIADKFQLKYLMSIALFLTSLGGFFWVMYPSLSTLYILYVYWGFTTIMLFWSPLVKATRLWGGKEKQVYAFGLLEGGRGLVAAIIGTIGVYIISSITNNVDSSKIVVQSAMNKVYLVTSILTMVIAFLILLLPKFGESSKINSNNRHRYNISKAFRYPVVWILMIIILTSYIGYRVADIFTQYASEIYGYSSTESAELGTYFSYMRPVICLLVIFFAKNTNPSKWLIIGFSIMSLGSLLFVFNKNLLHFSLLLPLISSLIGAYTLRVLYFTVLEQAKIPITMTGTVVGIVSVVGFSPDIFLGPIEGYYLDEVGGALGYQYLFIFFLVSSLIGLLASIVFNNSVKSKNSLLPT encoded by the coding sequence ATGAATTACAAAAGAGCCCTCCAAATTACTTTTTTGATTTTAGCAGCAGAGGTGGTTTATGCGTTGCCTTTTGTATTGGTCAGAATATTCAGACCTACATTTCTAAGTGCTTTTGAAATTACCAATAAAGATATTGGCTTCTGTTATACTTTATACGGTGTTACCGCAATGGTTTCATATTTTTTAGGTGGATTAATCGCTGATAAATTCCAATTAAAGTACTTAATGAGTATTGCTCTATTTTTAACAAGTCTTGGTGGATTTTTTTGGGTAATGTACCCATCACTTTCTACTTTATATATATTATATGTGTATTGGGGCTTTACTACAATAATGCTTTTTTGGTCTCCGTTAGTTAAAGCGACACGATTATGGGGAGGAAAAGAAAAACAAGTTTACGCTTTTGGTTTACTTGAAGGGGGAAGAGGATTAGTAGCTGCAATTATTGGAACAATTGGTGTATATATAATTTCTTCTATTACAAATAATGTTGATTCTTCAAAAATTGTTGTGCAAAGCGCAATGAACAAAGTATACCTAGTTACTTCAATACTCACAATGGTTATTGCTTTCTTAATATTATTATTACCAAAATTTGGAGAATCTTCAAAAATAAATTCGAATAATAGACACCGATATAATATATCTAAAGCCTTCAGATATCCTGTAGTATGGATATTAATGATTATCATTCTTACTTCTTATATCGGATATAGAGTTGCTGATATATTTACACAATATGCTAGTGAAATTTACGGTTACAGTTCAACAGAGTCTGCAGAATTAGGAACTTACTTTTCTTACATGAGGCCTGTTATTTGTTTGTTGGTAATATTCTTTGCCAAAAATACCAATCCTTCGAAATGGTTAATTATTGGCTTCTCAATTATGTCTTTAGGAAGTTTACTTTTTGTATTCAATAAGAATCTTTTACATTTTTCTCTATTATTACCTCTTATTAGTTCTCTTATTGGAGCTTACACTTTACGAGTATTATATTTCACAGTATTAGAACAAGCCAAAATACCAATAACAATGACAGGAACTGTTGTTGGAATAGTTTCCGTAGTAGGATTTTCTCCAGATATTTTCTTAGGACCAATAGAAGGTTACTATTTAGATGAAGTTGGCGGTGCACTTGGTTATCAATACTTATTCATCTTCTTTTTAGTCAGTTCTCTAATTGGTTTACTGGCCTCGATAGTATTTAACAATTCTGTTAAATCTAAAAATAGTCTACTGCCAACCTGA
- a CDS encoding beta-ketoacyl-ACP synthase III yields the protein MYSSKITGLGYYVPENVVTNDDLTQWMETSDEWIQERTGIKERRWIDPKTEDTTAVMGAKAARIAIERAGLTKDDIDFIVFATLSPDMYFPGGGVQIQDMLDMPTIGALDVRNQCSGFIYSLSVADQFIKTGMYKNILVIGAENHSGGLERSTRGRGVTVIFGDGAGAAVLSRCEEEGKGILSSHLHSEGKHAEELALIGPSTNRWVPEIIEANDPEDTSYFPHMNGQFVFKHAVVRFSEAIVEGLQANGLEKDDIDMLIPHQANLRIAQFIQKKFQLPNEKVYNNIMRYGNTTAASIIIALTEAWEEGKIKDNDLVVLAAFGSGFTWGSVVIRW from the coding sequence ATGTATAGTTCAAAAATTACTGGTTTAGGATATTATGTTCCTGAAAATGTGGTTACTAATGATGATTTAACCCAATGGATGGAAACTAGTGACGAATGGATTCAGGAAAGAACTGGAATCAAAGAACGTCGTTGGATAGATCCTAAAACAGAAGATACTACTGCTGTAATGGGAGCTAAAGCTGCTAGAATAGCTATTGAAAGAGCTGGATTAACAAAGGATGATATTGACTTTATTGTTTTTGCAACATTAAGTCCAGACATGTACTTTCCAGGAGGAGGAGTACAAATTCAAGATATGTTAGACATGCCTACTATTGGAGCATTAGATGTACGTAATCAATGTTCTGGTTTTATATATTCTTTATCTGTTGCAGATCAATTTATCAAAACAGGAATGTATAAGAATATCTTGGTAATTGGTGCTGAAAACCATTCAGGAGGATTAGAAAGATCAACTCGAGGTAGAGGTGTAACTGTAATTTTTGGAGATGGGGCAGGAGCAGCTGTACTTTCAAGATGTGAAGAAGAAGGAAAAGGTATTTTATCTTCTCACTTACACTCAGAAGGAAAACACGCCGAGGAATTAGCGTTAATTGGACCATCAACTAATCGTTGGGTTCCTGAAATTATTGAAGCAAATGATCCTGAGGATACTTCTTATTTCCCACATATGAACGGTCAGTTCGTATTCAAACATGCGGTAGTTCGTTTTTCAGAGGCGATTGTAGAAGGTTTACAAGCTAATGGACTTGAGAAGGATGATATTGATATGTTAATTCCACATCAAGCGAATTTAAGGATTGCACAATTCATTCAAAAGAAATTCCAATTACCTAATGAAAAGGTTTACAACAATATTATGCGTTATGGTAATACTACTGCAGCATCAATAATTATTGCGTTAACTGAAGCATGGGAAGAAGGAAAAATAAAAGATAATGATTTAGTTGTATTAGCAGCGTTTGGTAGTGGATTCACTTGGGGATCTGTAGTGATTCGTTGGTAA
- a CDS encoding InlB B-repeat-containing protein: MKKNYILWLLLSYSLCINAQILDIPDANFKAALLANSPKIDTNNDGEIQVSEAQGFGDTLDPSFSAKIDVNNKNISDLTGIEHFIHLRVLNCNNNSLGVIDVSKNTKLTQLFLNDNNLEEINIENNTELSLFQINNNNIKTLNTTKNLKIGQILCASNEITTIDLSLNTELASLDVSSNKLTNLDITHNPLLDFISCSNNEINNLDVSNNSIVRTLYCGNNNISELDISNNTKLIRFISSSNELSSLDVTKNTELTWLITSFNKIQVLNVTNNVKLERLECLSNNIETLDISKNNNLNYLSCGVNKIKSLDIPSCPLLTYLHCGSNQISELNLSNNKEILRLNCYSNLLSEIDVTNQSKLYELDFSGNKISNIDISNNLELKSLFARFNQLKRLDISKNPNITEVVCDANDLISLNLANGNNTNFSFLFTKDNPNLNCINVDNVNYSNTNWKGVVDNHSSFSTNCPNYYTISTSADNGFFIVDPSPNFESNFYAEGTEITITPSPNLGYEFVNWTNDAFGTSNPFIFTITRDTQISAVFNKLKYELKVNSENGNVTFEPNSPDGLYEFGTEVTVSVTPNNGFTFDKWSGDANGNENPLTIQINKNKTLTANYIDNTLSIDLYNLENKQLFYPNPSRDFININLDNKLFKTIKVSNLLGKNILTSKNNYIDISNLSKGIYLVTIKTIDNKLYSRKLLKN; encoded by the coding sequence ATGAAAAAAAACTACATCTTGTGGCTTTTATTAAGCTATTCATTATGCATTAATGCACAAATTTTAGATATACCCGATGCTAATTTTAAAGCAGCACTATTAGCAAATTCACCGAAAATAGATACCAATAACGATGGTGAAATACAAGTTTCGGAAGCTCAGGGGTTTGGAGATACACTAGATCCATCCTTTTCTGCTAAAATTGATGTTAATAACAAAAATATTTCTGATCTAACAGGAATCGAGCACTTTATTCATTTGAGAGTTTTAAATTGTAATAACAATTCCCTTGGCGTAATAGATGTTTCAAAGAATACCAAATTGACTCAGTTATTTTTGAACGACAACAATCTTGAAGAAATTAATATTGAAAACAATACAGAACTTAGTTTGTTTCAAATTAATAATAATAATATTAAGACCTTAAATACAACTAAGAATTTAAAAATTGGACAAATTCTATGTGCTTCAAATGAAATTACCACTATCGATTTATCATTAAATACTGAACTTGCCTCTTTAGATGTTAGTTCAAATAAATTGACCAATTTAGATATTACCCATAATCCTTTACTTGATTTTATTTCTTGTTCAAATAATGAAATTAACAATTTAGATGTATCTAATAATTCAATTGTTAGAACATTATATTGTGGTAATAATAATATTTCTGAATTGGACATTTCAAATAATACTAAATTGATTCGTTTTATTTCCAGTTCAAATGAATTGAGTTCATTGGATGTAACAAAAAATACAGAGCTGACATGGCTGATTACGTCATTTAATAAAATTCAAGTTTTAAATGTTACAAATAATGTAAAGTTAGAGAGGCTAGAATGCTTATCAAACAATATAGAAACACTTGATATCTCAAAGAACAATAATTTAAATTATTTAAGTTGTGGAGTAAATAAAATTAAAAGTTTAGATATTCCTAGTTGTCCATTATTAACATATTTACATTGTGGGTCAAATCAAATTTCGGAATTAAATTTATCTAATAATAAAGAAATATTGAGGTTAAATTGTTATTCAAATTTACTTTCAGAAATAGACGTTACAAATCAAAGTAAGCTTTATGAGTTAGATTTTTCTGGAAATAAAATCTCTAATATTGACATTTCCAATAACTTAGAATTAAAAAGTTTATTTGCAAGATTTAATCAACTAAAACGATTGGACATTTCAAAAAACCCAAATATTACAGAGGTAGTTTGTGATGCAAACGATCTGATATCATTAAATTTAGCAAATGGGAATAACACAAATTTCAGTTTTTTATTTACTAAAGATAACCCAAATCTAAATTGTATTAATGTTGACAATGTTAACTACAGTAATACTAATTGGAAAGGGGTTGTTGATAATCATAGTAGTTTTAGCACTAACTGTCCTAATTACTACACAATATCAACATCAGCTGATAATGGATTTTTTATAGTTGATCCTTCCCCTAATTTTGAAAGCAACTTTTATGCAGAAGGGACGGAAATTACAATTACTCCTTCCCCTAATTTGGGTTATGAATTTGTCAATTGGACGAATGACGCTTTCGGAACTTCAAATCCTTTTATTTTTACAATTACAAGAGATACTCAAATTTCAGCTGTTTTTAATAAATTAAAATATGAATTAAAAGTAAACTCCGAAAATGGTAACGTTACATTTGAACCAAATTCACCTGACGGACTTTATGAATTCGGTACAGAAGTTACAGTTTCTGTAACTCCTAATAATGGATTTACTTTTGATAAATGGTCTGGTGATGCAAATGGTAATGAAAACCCTTTAACAATTCAAATCAATAAGAATAAAACTCTAACTGCTAACTACATTGATAATACATTAAGTATTGACCTATATAATCTAGAGAATAAACAATTATTTTATCCAAATCCCTCAAGAGATTTTATAAATATTAACCTGGATAATAAACTATTTAAAACTATTAAAGTTTCAAACTTACTTGGTAAAAATATCCTAACATCAAAAAATAATTACATTGATATATCTAACCTTTCAAAAGGTATATATTTAGTTACAATTAAAACTATTGACAATAAGTTATATTCTCGGAAATTACTAAAAAACTAG